From the Pseudomonas putida genome, one window contains:
- a CDS encoding glycine cleavage system protein R — MSTPTVREQFLVISALGPNPMELANVLSRAAFENRCAVVTSRLSRHGETSALVLQVGGSWDALARLEAMLPGLGKKHGLTLDVVRSADQEVRPQALPYVAYVSAAYRPDIINELCQFFLDHRVELEAMTCDTYLAPQTGSSMLNAQFTVILPAGTQISWLRDQFLDFADALNLDALIEPWRPQNPM, encoded by the coding sequence ATGTCCACCCCCACCGTCCGCGAACAATTCCTTGTCATCAGCGCCCTGGGCCCCAACCCCATGGAGCTGGCCAACGTCCTCAGCCGCGCCGCCTTCGAAAACCGCTGCGCGGTGGTCACCTCGCGCCTGAGCCGCCACGGCGAGACCAGCGCCCTGGTGCTGCAGGTAGGCGGCAGCTGGGATGCCCTGGCGCGCCTCGAAGCCATGCTGCCGGGCCTGGGCAAGAAACACGGCCTGACCCTCGACGTGGTGCGCAGCGCCGACCAGGAAGTGCGCCCGCAGGCCCTGCCCTACGTGGCGTACGTCAGCGCCGCCTATCGCCCGGACATCATCAACGAACTGTGCCAGTTCTTCCTCGACCACCGCGTCGAGCTCGAAGCCATGACCTGCGACACCTACCTCGCGCCGCAGACCGGCAGCAGCATGCTCAACGCCCAGTTCACCGTGATCCTGCCGGCCGGCACCCAGATCAGCTGGCTGCGCGACCAGTTCCTGGACTTCGCCGATGCCCTGAACCTCGATGCCCTGATCGAGCCGTGGCGTCCACAGAACCCCATGTAA
- a CDS encoding peroxiredoxin, which produces MAVALDQPVADFQAQATSGQTVSLAELKGQQVVVYFYPKDSTPGCTTEGQGFRDQHDAFAAANTVVFGVSRDGIKSHENFKAKQGFPFELISDKDEALCQLFDVIKLKKLYGKEYMGVDRSTFLIDKGGVLRQEWRGVKVPGHVDAVLAAAQALNKA; this is translated from the coding sequence ATGGCAGTAGCACTCGACCAACCCGTCGCCGATTTCCAGGCCCAGGCCACCAGCGGCCAGACCGTCAGCCTGGCCGAGCTCAAGGGCCAGCAGGTGGTGGTGTACTTCTACCCGAAGGACAGCACCCCGGGCTGCACCACCGAAGGCCAGGGCTTCCGCGACCAGCATGACGCCTTTGCCGCCGCCAACACCGTGGTGTTCGGCGTGTCGCGCGACGGCATCAAATCGCACGAGAACTTCAAGGCCAAGCAAGGTTTCCCGTTCGAGCTGATCAGCGACAAGGACGAGGCCCTGTGCCAGCTGTTCGACGTGATCAAGCTGAAGAAGCTGTATGGCAAGGAATACATGGGCGTCGACCGCAGCACCTTCCTGATCGACAAAGGCGGTGTGCTGCGCCAGGAATGGCGTGGGGTGAAGGTGCCTGGGCATGTGGATGCCGTGTTGGCTGCGGCCCAGGCGCTGAACAAGGCCTGA
- a CDS encoding AI-2E family transporter, giving the protein MFKVLRDWIERYFSDEEAVVLAVLLFLAFTAVLTLGGMLAPVLAGMVLAFLMQGLVNALERLRVPTRLAVTLVFALFMGALAVFLLVLVPLLWHQLITLFNELPGMLGKWQSLLLLLPERYPHLVSDEQVLHAIESVRGEIGKFGQWALTFSLSSLPLLVNAMIYLVLVPILVFFFLKDRVLIGRWVSSYLPRQRTLLNRVGSEMNRQIANYIRGKGIEILICGIATYIAFISLGLNYAALLALLVGLSVVVPYVGAVVVTVPVTLIALFQWGWGDQFIYLMTVYAIIQGLDGNVLVPLLFSEAVSLHPVAIICAVLLFGGLWGFWGIFFAIPLATLIKAVLDAWPRQEASVSPML; this is encoded by the coding sequence ATGTTCAAAGTGCTTCGCGACTGGATAGAGCGCTACTTCTCCGATGAGGAAGCAGTGGTGCTGGCGGTCCTGCTGTTCCTCGCCTTTACTGCGGTGCTCACCCTCGGAGGCATGCTCGCGCCGGTGCTGGCGGGCATGGTCCTGGCGTTCCTGATGCAGGGCCTGGTCAATGCCCTGGAGCGCTTGCGCGTGCCGACCCGGCTGGCGGTGACGCTGGTGTTCGCCCTGTTCATGGGGGCGCTGGCGGTGTTCCTGCTGGTGCTGGTGCCGCTGCTCTGGCACCAGCTGATTACCCTGTTCAACGAGCTGCCGGGGATGCTCGGCAAGTGGCAGTCGCTGCTCTTGCTGCTGCCTGAACGATATCCGCATCTGGTCTCGGATGAACAGGTGTTGCATGCGATCGAATCGGTACGTGGCGAAATCGGCAAGTTCGGCCAATGGGCGCTGACTTTCTCGCTGTCGAGCCTGCCGCTGTTGGTCAATGCGATGATCTATCTGGTGTTGGTGCCGATCCTGGTGTTCTTCTTCCTCAAGGACCGGGTGCTGATCGGACGCTGGGTTAGCAGTTACCTGCCGCGTCAGCGCACCTTGCTGAACCGGGTGGGTAGCGAGATGAACCGGCAGATCGCCAACTACATCCGCGGCAAGGGTATCGAAATCCTGATCTGCGGGATTGCCACCTACATCGCCTTCATCAGCCTGGGGCTCAATTACGCCGCGTTGCTGGCGCTGCTGGTGGGGCTGTCGGTGGTGGTGCCCTATGTGGGCGCGGTGGTGGTGACCGTGCCGGTAACGCTGATCGCGCTGTTCCAGTGGGGCTGGGGTGACCAGTTCATCTACCTGATGACGGTGTACGCGATCATCCAGGGGCTGGATGGCAACGTGCTGGTGCCGTTGCTGTTCTCCGAGGCGGTGAGCCTGCACCCGGTGGCGATCATCTGTGCGGTGCTGCTGTTTGGCGGGCTTTGGGGGTTCTGGGGGATCTTCTTTGCGATCCCGCTGGCGACCTTGATCAAGGCCGTGCTGGATGCCTGGCCCAGGCAGGAAGCCAGCGTCTCACCGATGCTTTGA
- a CDS encoding sulfurtransferase TusA family protein produces the protein MSDTLTCDAELDASGLNCPLPLLKAKMELNRLASGAILKVIATDAGSQRDFRTFAQLAGHTLLQETAEAGTYTYWLRKA, from the coding sequence ATGAGTGACACCCTGACCTGCGACGCCGAACTCGACGCCAGCGGGCTGAACTGCCCGCTGCCGCTGCTCAAGGCGAAGATGGAACTCAACCGCCTGGCCAGCGGCGCGATCCTGAAAGTCATCGCCACCGATGCCGGTTCGCAGCGCGACTTCCGCACTTTCGCCCAGCTTGCCGGTCATACCCTGCTGCAAGAAACGGCCGAGGCCGGTACCTACACCTACTGGCTCCGCAAGGCCTGA
- a CDS encoding M48 family metalloprotease, which translates to MNLLRPTLLALACLMALPGHADDLPSLGDASSAIVSPKQEHDLGRAWLSLLRGQVNQLNDPQLKDYVETTVYRLAETSQLQDRRLEFILIDSRELNAFAAPGGIVGVNGGLFLNAQTEGEYASVLAHELAHLSQRHFARGVEAQQRMQLPMMAALLAGIVLAAGGAGDAGIGMIAGTQAAAIQEQRRFSRQNEQEADRVGIQNLERAGYDPRNMPTMFERLARQYRFDAKPPEFLLTHPVTESRIADTRNRAEQAPKGGVEDSQRYQLIRARVALTYEGTPGLAAKRFRAQLDEDPKLDAARYGLALAQIKGGQLNEARENLKPLLAKAPNDITYNLAQIDLDITNNRLADAQQRAERMQGLYPGNYPLKQVRADLLVKQNKPAEAEKVLDDLLKSRPDDPDVWYDMAEVRGLSGNTIGLHRARAEYFTLVGDFDQAVQQLDYAKRRAGSNFPLASQIDQRQREVMEQKRMVQEMMGR; encoded by the coding sequence ATGAATCTACTGCGCCCCACCCTGCTGGCGCTGGCCTGCCTGATGGCCCTTCCTGGCCACGCCGACGACCTGCCGTCACTGGGCGACGCCAGTTCCGCGATCGTTTCACCCAAGCAGGAGCACGACCTCGGCCGAGCCTGGCTGAGCTTGCTGCGTGGCCAGGTCAACCAGCTCAATGACCCACAGCTCAAGGATTACGTCGAGACCACCGTCTACCGCCTGGCCGAAACCAGCCAGCTGCAGGACCGTCGCCTGGAGTTCATCCTCATCGACAGCCGCGAGCTCAACGCCTTTGCTGCGCCTGGCGGCATCGTCGGCGTCAACGGCGGCCTGTTCCTCAATGCCCAGACCGAAGGCGAGTACGCCTCGGTACTGGCGCACGAACTCGCGCACTTGTCGCAACGCCACTTCGCCCGCGGCGTCGAGGCCCAGCAGCGTATGCAGCTGCCGATGATGGCGGCGCTGCTGGCCGGCATTGTGCTGGCGGCAGGCGGCGCAGGCGATGCCGGCATCGGCATGATCGCCGGCACGCAGGCGGCGGCAATCCAGGAACAACGGCGCTTCTCGCGGCAGAACGAACAGGAAGCCGACCGCGTCGGCATCCAGAACCTGGAAAGGGCCGGTTACGATCCGCGTAATATGCCGACCATGTTCGAACGCCTGGCTCGCCAGTACCGCTTCGACGCCAAGCCGCCAGAATTCCTGTTGACTCACCCAGTAACCGAATCGCGTATTGCCGACACCCGCAACCGCGCCGAACAGGCGCCCAAGGGTGGCGTCGAGGATAGCCAGCGCTACCAACTGATCCGCGCCCGCGTGGCACTCACCTACGAGGGCACCCCGGGCCTGGCAGCCAAGCGCTTCCGCGCCCAGCTCGACGAAGACCCGAAACTGGACGCTGCGCGCTACGGCCTGGCCCTGGCGCAGATCAAGGGTGGGCAGCTCAACGAAGCGCGGGAAAACCTCAAGCCGCTGCTGGCCAAGGCCCCCAACGACATCACCTACAACCTGGCGCAGATCGACCTGGACATCACCAACAACCGCCTGGCCGACGCGCAGCAACGCGCGGAGCGCATGCAGGGGTTGTACCCGGGCAACTACCCGCTGAAACAGGTGCGCGCCGACCTGCTGGTCAAACAGAACAAGCCGGCCGAAGCGGAGAAGGTGCTGGACGACCTGCTCAAGAGCCGGCCGGATGACCCGGACGTCTGGTACGACATGGCTGAAGTGCGCGGGTTGTCGGGCAACACCATCGGTCTGCACCGCGCGCGTGCCGAATACTTCACGTTAGTAGGGGATTTCGACCAGGCGGTACAGCAGCTGGATTACGCCAAGCGTCGGGCAGGCAGCAACTTCCCGCTGGCCTCGCAGATCGACCAGCGCCAGCGCGAGGTCATGGAACAGAAGCGCATGGTTCAGGAAATGATGGGGCGCTGA
- the nadA gene encoding quinolinate synthase NadA, whose protein sequence is MTQISERLLVQAHLDAKQPNPLTAEQEAEYRAAIAAELKAQNAVLVAHYYCDPVIQALAEETGGCVSDSLEMARFGKNHPAETVIVAGVRFMGETAKILTPEKRVLMPTLEATCSLDLGCPVEEFSAFCDQHPERTVVVYANTSAAVKARADWVVTSSCALEIVESLMDNGETIIWGPDQHLGRYIQKQTGADMLLWDGACIVHEEFKSRQLADMKALYPDAAILVHPESPEAVIELADAVGSTSQLIKAAQTLPNKTFIVATDRGIFYKMQQLCPDKEFVEAPTAGNGAACRSCAHCPWMAMNTLERVLHCLRNGGDEIFVDPALVPKAIKPLNRMLDFTQAARLKLSGNA, encoded by the coding sequence ATGACCCAGATTTCCGAACGCCTGTTGGTTCAGGCCCACCTTGACGCCAAGCAGCCCAACCCGCTGACCGCCGAGCAGGAGGCCGAATACCGTGCGGCCATTGCTGCCGAGCTGAAAGCGCAGAATGCCGTGCTGGTAGCCCATTATTACTGCGACCCGGTCATCCAGGCGCTGGCCGAAGAAACCGGCGGCTGCGTGTCCGACTCGCTGGAAATGGCCCGCTTCGGCAAGAACCACCCGGCCGAGACGGTGATCGTCGCCGGTGTGCGCTTCATGGGCGAAACCGCCAAGATCCTTACCCCGGAAAAGCGCGTGCTGATGCCGACCCTGGAGGCCACCTGTTCGCTCGACCTGGGCTGCCCGGTCGAGGAATTCTCGGCCTTCTGCGACCAGCACCCTGAGCGTACCGTGGTGGTTTATGCCAACACCTCCGCTGCGGTGAAGGCGCGGGCGGACTGGGTGGTGACGTCGAGCTGCGCGCTGGAAATCGTCGAAAGCCTGATGGACAACGGTGAGACCATCATCTGGGGCCCGGACCAGCACCTGGGCCGCTACATCCAGAAGCAGACCGGTGCCGACATGCTGTTGTGGGACGGTGCCTGCATCGTTCACGAAGAGTTCAAGTCGCGCCAGCTGGCCGATATGAAGGCGCTGTATCCGGATGCTGCCATCCTGGTACACCCGGAGTCGCCGGAAGCGGTAATCGAGCTGGCCGACGCGGTGGGCTCCACCAGCCAGCTGATCAAGGCGGCGCAGACCCTGCCGAACAAGACCTTCATCGTCGCCACCGACCGCGGCATCTTCTACAAGATGCAGCAGCTGTGCCCGGACAAGGAATTCGTCGAAGCGCCGACAGCCGGTAACGGCGCGGCGTGCCGCAGCTGTGCGCACTGCCCGTGGATGGCGATGAATACCCTGGAGCGGGTGTTGCATTGCCTGCGCAATGGGGGGGACGAGATTTTCGTTGACCCAGCGTTGGTACCGAAGGCAATCAAGCCACTGAACCGCATGCTGGACTTTACCCAGGCGGCTCGCCTGAAACTCTCCGGTAACGCCTGA
- a CDS encoding YdgA family protein, with product MKKSVGILSGLAIAIAVVTTAGAWYTGKQLPGELDNAVSRSNEQLKKALTNYGGSMTVELVSLDQHFFSSTAQYRLKAKDINLGHGEVVSFDLGMTDQIEHGPFPWSRVKALKLVPVLAASSSSLQKDDLTAPWFAAAGEQSPISAHTSLGFSGNVDSNITVAPLKRTDADGSSLDFSGMSLEVSGDQEGKASKFHGSADRFVMKLVGEDHPPATLELSGLKVGGNLAASKHDAVYVGNVDLLLAEAKATLGDKQQVLVLKGLEQNLLQTLDGPDTVGGRVDYRVADITWDGRAVGNAQMGVSIKSLNAPALQSLSKWYQAHLPEFEAAQAAGQPVPEIQMDEAEKARFHGDLQQLLASKPKLAIENLAFRTANGESRFDLSMDFASPASFDLPPDQLSKQLITEVKSKLSLSKPMIGDLATLQALLEGQTDAQAIASQSSQAGEMVGMMAVQSGMATVQGNDVVSSLHYADGMVDFNGKKMTVEEFAMLLAAHFAAMQPQG from the coding sequence ATGAAGAAATCAGTAGGCATCCTTTCCGGCCTGGCCATCGCCATCGCCGTCGTGACCACCGCTGGCGCCTGGTACACCGGCAAACAGCTGCCTGGCGAGCTGGACAACGCCGTTAGCCGCAGCAACGAACAGCTCAAGAAGGCGCTGACCAACTATGGCGGCAGCATGACCGTCGAGCTGGTCTCGCTCGATCAGCATTTCTTCAGCAGTACTGCGCAGTATCGGCTCAAGGCCAAGGACATCAACCTTGGCCACGGCGAAGTGGTCAGTTTTGACCTCGGCATGACCGACCAGATCGAGCATGGCCCGTTCCCGTGGTCGCGGGTCAAGGCGCTGAAACTGGTGCCGGTGCTGGCCGCGAGCAGCAGTAGCCTGCAGAAGGATGACCTCACTGCGCCGTGGTTCGCTGCCGCAGGCGAGCAGTCGCCGATCAGTGCGCATACCAGCCTGGGCTTCTCGGGCAACGTCGACAGCAACATTACCGTGGCACCGCTCAAGCGTACCGATGCCGACGGCAGCAGCCTGGATTTCTCGGGGATGTCGCTGGAGGTCAGCGGCGATCAGGAAGGCAAGGCGTCGAAGTTCCATGGCAGCGCGGATCGCTTCGTGATGAAGCTGGTTGGCGAGGACCATCCGCCGGCCACCCTCGAGCTCTCGGGGTTGAAGGTGGGTGGCAACCTGGCGGCCAGCAAGCATGACGCCGTGTACGTCGGCAATGTCGACCTGCTGCTGGCCGAGGCCAAGGCGACCTTGGGTGACAAGCAGCAGGTGCTGGTGCTCAAGGGCCTGGAGCAGAACCTTCTGCAAACCTTGGATGGCCCGGACACCGTGGGTGGCCGCGTGGACTACCGGGTCGCGGACATCACCTGGGATGGCCGCGCAGTGGGTAATGCGCAGATGGGTGTGAGCATCAAGTCGCTCAATGCCCCAGCCTTGCAGTCGCTGTCGAAGTGGTACCAGGCCCACCTGCCGGAGTTCGAAGCGGCTCAGGCGGCCGGGCAGCCGGTGCCGGAAATCCAGATGGATGAGGCGGAAAAAGCCAGGTTCCACGGCGACCTGCAACAATTGCTGGCCTCCAAGCCCAAGCTGGCCATTGAAAACCTGGCGTTCCGCACTGCCAATGGCGAGAGCCGTTTCGACCTGTCGATGGATTTCGCCAGCCCGGCCTCGTTCGACCTGCCGCCTGACCAGTTGAGCAAGCAGCTGATCACCGAGGTGAAGAGCAAGCTGTCGTTGTCCAAGCCGATGATCGGTGACCTGGCGACCTTGCAGGCGCTGCTGGAAGGGCAGACCGATGCCCAGGCGATTGCTTCGCAATCGAGCCAGGCTGGGGAGATGGTCGGCATGATGGCGGTGCAGAGCGGCATGGCCACCGTGCAGGGCAACGATGTGGTGTCGAGCCTGCACTATGCCGATGGCATGGTCGACTTCAACGGCAAGAAGATGACCGTCGAAGAGTTCGCCATGCTGCTGGCCGCACATTTTGCCGCCATGCAGCCGCAGGGCTGA
- a CDS encoding APC family permease — MQHDHNATGNGQFRKSLRLWHVVIIGLAYLTPMTVFDTFGIVSGVTNGHVPSAYLLALAGVLFTAVSYGTLVRRFPQSGSAYTYTQRAINPHVGFLVGWSSLLDYLLLPMVNALLAKLYLSAMFPEVPAWMWVAGFVTLISLINMRSINLVAHFNLLFVVVQLMIMSVFIYLCVRGLDQGEGLGTTWSLLPFADSQTHLSALAAGATILCFSFLGFDAVTCLSEETKDPGKIIPRAIFLTALIGGVVFIAVSYFMQAYFPTNARFQDPEAALPEIALYVGGKLFQSIFIACTVINTIASGLASQTSVSRLLYVMGRDNVIPSSVFARLHPRYKTPIVNIAVVGVIALSAIFFDLVTATSIINFGALVAFSFVNLSVINHCYLREGKRQGLANKMKYLVLPTIGFCIIAKLWLDLNENSLIFGGLWALAGLLHLAWLTKAFRVSPPNYVAD; from the coding sequence ATGCAGCATGACCACAACGCCACCGGCAACGGCCAATTCCGTAAATCCCTGCGCCTCTGGCACGTGGTCATCATCGGTCTGGCGTACCTTACGCCCATGACCGTGTTCGACACTTTCGGCATCGTGTCCGGCGTTACCAACGGCCACGTCCCCAGCGCCTACCTGCTGGCCCTGGCCGGCGTTCTGTTCACCGCAGTGAGCTACGGCACACTGGTCCGCCGCTTCCCGCAGTCCGGCTCCGCCTACACCTACACCCAACGCGCCATCAACCCGCACGTGGGCTTTCTGGTCGGCTGGTCTTCGCTGCTGGATTACCTCTTGCTGCCCATGGTCAACGCGCTGCTGGCCAAACTCTACCTTTCGGCCATGTTCCCTGAAGTGCCGGCATGGATGTGGGTGGCCGGCTTCGTCACCCTGATCAGCCTGATCAACATGCGCAGTATCAACCTGGTCGCGCATTTCAACCTGCTGTTCGTGGTCGTGCAGCTGATGATCATGTCGGTGTTCATCTACCTCTGCGTTCGTGGCCTGGACCAGGGCGAAGGGCTGGGAACCACCTGGAGCCTGCTGCCATTCGCCGACTCGCAGACGCACCTCAGCGCCCTGGCTGCCGGCGCAACCATCCTGTGCTTCTCGTTCCTGGGCTTCGACGCTGTCACCTGCCTGTCCGAAGAAACCAAGGACCCGGGCAAGATCATCCCACGGGCAATCTTCCTCACTGCCCTGATCGGCGGCGTGGTGTTCATCGCTGTGTCGTATTTCATGCAGGCGTACTTCCCGACCAACGCACGCTTCCAGGACCCGGAAGCAGCATTGCCTGAAATCGCCTTGTATGTCGGTGGCAAGCTGTTCCAGTCGATCTTCATCGCCTGCACGGTGATCAATACCATCGCCTCGGGCCTGGCTTCGCAAACCAGCGTGTCGCGCCTGCTGTACGTCATGGGCCGCGACAACGTGATCCCGAGCAGCGTGTTCGCCCGCCTGCACCCGCGCTACAAGACCCCGATCGTGAACATTGCCGTGGTCGGCGTTATCGCCCTTTCGGCAATCTTCTTCGACCTGGTCACCGCCACCTCGATCATCAACTTCGGCGCTCTGGTCGCGTTCAGCTTCGTCAACTTGTCGGTGATCAACCACTGCTATCTGCGCGAGGGTAAACGCCAGGGGCTGGCCAACAAGATGAAGTACCTGGTGCTGCCGACCATCGGCTTCTGCATCATCGCCAAGCTCTGGCTCGACCTCAACGAGAACTCGTTGATCTTCGGCGGCCTCTGGGCACTGGCGGGGCTGCTGCACCTGGCCTGGCTGACCAAGGCCTTCCGGGTCTCGCCACCGAACTACGTCGCTGATTGA
- a CDS encoding cation diffusion facilitator family transporter: protein MQTATRSSFFDITSEQGLLRTSIAVTLFIATIGIGFGLASGSFSIVFDGVYSLVDASMSGLSLVVVKLITSHATSLQLSRKLRERFTMGFWHLEPMVLALNGILLSGVAIYALINAVSSLLQGGRHLEFGIAMVYALLTVVACATIAVVENRANRKLKSDFVRMDVKGWVMSASITAALLIAFCFGYAVQGTQWEWVSPYIDPAVLALVCLVIIPLPLSVVRQALSEIFLVTPGDLKLHVDEVAREFVARHGLQSYRAYVAKVGRSREIELYFIVPKTMAAKTIDEWDAWRNEIGDAVGGEGPDRWITVVFTGDPEWAE from the coding sequence ATGCAAACCGCAACCCGATCTTCTTTCTTCGACATCACCAGCGAACAGGGCCTGTTACGCACCTCGATCGCCGTCACCCTGTTCATCGCCACTATCGGCATCGGCTTCGGCCTGGCCTCCGGCTCGTTCTCGATCGTCTTCGACGGCGTCTACTCGCTGGTCGATGCCAGCATGAGTGGCCTGTCACTGGTGGTGGTCAAACTGATCACTTCCCACGCCACCAGCCTGCAACTCTCGCGCAAGCTGCGCGAGCGCTTCACCATGGGCTTCTGGCACCTGGAACCGATGGTTCTGGCACTCAATGGCATCCTGCTCAGCGGCGTCGCCATCTACGCGCTGATCAACGCGGTCAGCAGCCTGCTGCAAGGTGGTCGCCACCTGGAGTTCGGCATCGCGATGGTCTATGCGCTGCTGACCGTGGTCGCCTGCGCGACCATCGCCGTGGTCGAGAACCGCGCCAACCGCAAACTGAAGTCGGACTTCGTGCGCATGGACGTCAAAGGCTGGGTGATGTCGGCCAGCATCACCGCCGCGCTGTTGATTGCCTTCTGCTTCGGCTACGCAGTGCAAGGTACGCAGTGGGAGTGGGTGTCGCCGTACATCGACCCGGCGGTACTGGCATTGGTGTGCCTGGTGATCATTCCGCTGCCGCTGTCGGTCGTGCGCCAGGCACTGTCGGAGATCTTCCTGGTGACGCCGGGGGACCTGAAGCTGCACGTGGACGAGGTGGCACGCGAGTTCGTGGCGCGGCACGGCCTGCAGTCATACAGGGCCTATGTGGCCAAGGTCGGGCGCTCGCGGGAGATCGAGCTTTACTTCATCGTGCCGAAGACCATGGCGGCGAAGACCATCGATGAATGGGATGCGTGGCGCAATGAGATCGGCGATGCGGTAGGCGGCGAAGGGCCGGACCGCTGGATTACCGTGGTGTTTACCGGGGACCCAGAGTGGGCTGAGTAA